TATGAGAATATTTAAGTTCTTAGCATGAAATTGGGTGAGCTATGCCACTTAATCCCCAGTTAGATCAAATTTCAATTGTCTTCTTTTTCTATTTTTGGTTTGAGTGATTTTCCAACTGTCTTAATTTGCTTTCCTTCCCTTTgccttcctctttctttcttctcaTTTCTATGTCTTTTGTTTCTTGAGTCCTTCTATAACCAGCTCCTTCCATTGTATCAACAGGAAAGATTCACTTGCAAGGATCAAAAGATTAGTGAAAACTTCTATGTCAGGGGTGATGGCACTGTAAGTTTCAAAATGTGCACAACTGTTGTTTTGGGTCTAATTTGATTAGCATAAATGAGGTAATAGGAATGCTCTATCATTCCACACTCGCTTGCACACATATGGCCTCCATGTGGATATAGAAATAAAGTAAAGCTTTTTCTTGCTTGGTTTCTCATTCCAGTGTCCTTTCATTTCTGGTTACCTCACAAACCAAGGAATGAGAATGAAGTTCCAATTCATAATCCTAATGTCTGGTCTGGATGACCAAGAAGGGCATTAGTATTCTAGGTTTTTTAATTTGCCAGCCTAATATATGGTCTTTGGGCTCATTTTCTTCAGCGTGCTTtttatttctcaaatgacttcttGACAACCTTGTTCAAAGACAATGGATTTGATGTTGAAGAACTTGGTTTGTGTTGCAAGCAAGTGGAGAACCGGTCACGTGAATTAGTGATGAATAGGTGAGTGATGAAAAACAtgaaggaatttttttttttttttttttttttggggtgtgGTTGATCTTCTAGCAAGTCATTGATTAACCTCTTTACAATTGGGCAGCTGAAATGTAACATCCTATTCAATTGACTTATCTGATTTTAGGCGTTGGATCCAAGCTGTGTTCCGATTTTCGGACATGTCAAACTCTTGTTTTAGTAAAAAAGCTGCAATCAAGGAAAACCTCCTTGGTCAAGAAAATGTTGAGCCTAAGGTCAAGGAAAATACTTCAAAGAAAACTTTGAACAGTATTGAGGTTGACATATCTGAGGGTTTGGCAGCTGAAATGTTCGGAATTTTGCCTTCCCTTGATATTGAGGTAGATATTACCTTTTATTTTTTCTCTTTACTTTCTTGTTCTGTCCATTTTGTTAGTTAACTATTTTGAGAATATGTTTGACCACACATCAAAATGttgttttaaactaaaagaatACTCATCCAGtataatttaattttacttttgTAAGTGTTTCCTAGAGTTGAAATGAATTATTAGCTCCTTCCTGCTTTCCATTATCTTCATTTCTTTCTTGTATAGAATCATTATGCTAAGATATTCTTTGCAGATGTTGATACatgttttttccttttttttttttccaaaatatttttaacaaaaggTCATTGAGATTAAACTTAGAGACCAGAATTTCAAGATTGATGTACTGTCCAGAGAATATCAGCACACATGTAAATCAACTGGCTTGATGCTCTGGGAATCAGCTCATATGATGGCTTCTTTGCTAGCTTTAAATCCAACTATTGTTAAAGGGAAAAAGGTGTTAGAGTTGGGATGTGGCTGTGGAGGCATTTGCTCCATGGTTGCTGTTAGATCCGCTAACCTTGTAGTTGCCACTGACGGAGATGCAAAAGCTCTTGAACTGTTGACCAGGAATGTTGCTTCAAACCTTAGACCTCCATCCCTTGCTAAACTAATTGTGAAGAGGCTAGAATGGGGAAATCAAGAACATATACAAGCCATGAAGGAACTCAATTCTGGAGGTTTTGAAGTCATAATAGGCACAGATGTAACTTACGACCCTGAAGCTATTTTGCCATTGTTTGAAACTGCAAAGGAACTAATGTCATTGAACTGTAATGGAGAGAACCAGCAATCTGCGCTAATCCTGTGCCATGTTCTGCGCGGTGCTGATGAACAATCTATACTTGCATCAGCATCTCAGTTTGGTTTTAGGCTGATTGATAAGTGGCATGCAGGAATTTCATCCTATTCGTCTCAAGGCATCATCGGCTCTTGGTTCCCAGAGAATGGCTGCGAGGAGTATATCCCGAGTACTGCATCGAGTATCTTGTATTTCCATGTGCAGTAAAAATCATCTTGTTCCCATTTTGGTTTTGCTTTTCTTACTTACATCTGAAATATAAAGTTCAATCCTTGTTTTCATGTAGTACGCTTAGGTGCaattttgctattatttttcggaATTAATTTGATCTTTATTTGTGCAAGGTGATTGAGATTATCAACAGAAATACTACCATAAATATACAAACAAACCATGTCATCTTTTGTTAATGAATTTAtgcttttttatataaaaaaaaaaaaaaaaagagattgaaGAAAGGTCTAAATTACCTTTGGTCTGAAGTGCCTTTCTTTTCTTAATCTTGTTTTATTTTTTGTTGTCAAACCTTATTTGCAAGCCTTTTTCTATTGGCTTTGTCTGAGGCATTTTACATTTATCGTAATGATTCGTTTCAAGAAAACAGAATCCTAGTCTATTTTCGAGTTTAGGCAAGTGCAATTGTGATTCATATATGCAACATGCAACTTGCAACTGCAATGTGCAGCAAATTCTAGGTCCGCAAATGAATTAAATTGCTCGTGAGCTATTTGAGACTTGTGTTAGTTTGgcttaatttattttctaaacgAGTCGAGCTCGagtctaaattatttaataaatgagCTGAATTTGAACTTATTGATGTTCGGCTCGTTCATACTTATAAACTTGCTTATTTAAAAAGTTTACAAGTTATCTTAGAAATAAATTTGCGAGCCAGTTGGcataactaaaattatttaatttt
The sequence above is a segment of the Hevea brasiliensis isolate MT/VB/25A 57/8 chromosome 11, ASM3005281v1, whole genome shotgun sequence genome. Coding sequences within it:
- the LOC110646608 gene encoding uncharacterized protein LOC110646608 isoform X3 — translated: MLSKRNAGMGIGPHNGSFWHQCRAVSFICQKNLLLVTNKNPRTSHCLSLARLLACSLRIIRASAMATNAQDTQENQQPSQKLQIYSTSSTGVTPFWREKYERDAKKYWDIFYKRHEDRFFKDRHYLDKEWGQYFTGGERKVILEVGCGAGNTIFPLVATYPDTFVHACDFSPRAVNLVKTHKDYKDTHFSAFVCDLTIDDLNKEISPASIDIVTMIFVLSAVSPEKMPLVLQNIKKVLKPNGYVLFRDYAERFTCKDQKISENFYVRGDGTRAFYFSNDFLTTLFKDNGFDVEELGLCCKQVENRSRELVMNRRWIQAVFRFSDMSNSCFSKKAAIKENLLGQENVEPKVKENTSKKTLNSIEVDISEGLAAEMFGILPSLDIEVIEIKLRDQNFKIDVLSREYQHTCKSTGLMLWESAHMMASLLALNPTIVKGKKVLELGCGCGGICSMVAVRSANLVVATDGDAKALELLTRNVASNLRPPSLAKLIVKRLEWGNQEHIQAMKELNSGGFEVIIGTDVTYDPEAILPLFETAKELMSLNCNGENQQSALILCHVLRGADEQSILASASQFGFRLIDKWHAGISSYSSQGIIGSWFPENGCEEYIPSTASSILYFHVQ
- the LOC110646608 gene encoding uncharacterized protein LOC110646608 isoform X2, whose product is MLSKRNAGMGIGPHNGSFWHQCRAVSFICQKNLLLVTNKNPRTSHCLSLARLLACSLRIIRAMATNAQDTQENQQPSQKLQIYSTSSTGVTPFWREKYERDAKKYWDIFYKRHEDRFFKDRHYLDKEWGQYFTGGERKVILEVGCGAGNTIFPLVATYPDTFVHACDFSPRAVNLVKTHKDYKDTHFSAFVCDLTIDDLNKEISPASIDIVTMIFVLSAVSPEKMPLVLQNIKKVLKPNGYVLFRDYAVGDLAQERFTCKDQKISENFYVRGDGTRAFYFSNDFLTTLFKDNGFDVEELGLCCKQVENRSRELVMNRRWIQAVFRFSDMSNSCFSKKAAIKENLLGQENVEPKVKENTSKKTLNSIEVDISEGLAAEMFGILPSLDIEVIEIKLRDQNFKIDVLSREYQHTCKSTGLMLWESAHMMASLLALNPTIVKGKKVLELGCGCGGICSMVAVRSANLVVATDGDAKALELLTRNVASNLRPPSLAKLIVKRLEWGNQEHIQAMKELNSGGFEVIIGTDVTYDPEAILPLFETAKELMSLNCNGENQQSALILCHVLRGADEQSILASASQFGFRLIDKWHAGISSYSSQGIIGSWFPENGCEEYIPSTASSILYFHVQ
- the LOC110646608 gene encoding uncharacterized protein LOC110646608 isoform X1 translates to MLSKRNAGMGIGPHNGSFWHQCRAVSFICQKNLLLVTNKNPRTSHCLSLARLLACSLRIIRASAMATNAQDTQENQQPSQKLQIYSTSSTGVTPFWREKYERDAKKYWDIFYKRHEDRFFKDRHYLDKEWGQYFTGGERKVILEVGCGAGNTIFPLVATYPDTFVHACDFSPRAVNLVKTHKDYKDTHFSAFVCDLTIDDLNKEISPASIDIVTMIFVLSAVSPEKMPLVLQNIKKVLKPNGYVLFRDYAVGDLAQERFTCKDQKISENFYVRGDGTRAFYFSNDFLTTLFKDNGFDVEELGLCCKQVENRSRELVMNRRWIQAVFRFSDMSNSCFSKKAAIKENLLGQENVEPKVKENTSKKTLNSIEVDISEGLAAEMFGILPSLDIEVIEIKLRDQNFKIDVLSREYQHTCKSTGLMLWESAHMMASLLALNPTIVKGKKVLELGCGCGGICSMVAVRSANLVVATDGDAKALELLTRNVASNLRPPSLAKLIVKRLEWGNQEHIQAMKELNSGGFEVIIGTDVTYDPEAILPLFETAKELMSLNCNGENQQSALILCHVLRGADEQSILASASQFGFRLIDKWHAGISSYSSQGIIGSWFPENGCEEYIPSTASSILYFHVQ